In a genomic window of Littorina saxatilis isolate snail1 linkage group LG6, US_GU_Lsax_2.0, whole genome shotgun sequence:
- the LOC138969062 gene encoding uncharacterized protein yields the protein MQGEGQNGQTAESDQKNRDYSGGSYDYNLKPAKDGDTKRTGDEEICVVIEDETESRQITSSSKRLNGAPSSTVRPRPSLAAGPHNLYESFEKSGVVIPENEIEATRISNNYKFGMKIWKSHVTARPIATRSEIVQDLYSDINKVKPSRILTCRPFNILYVVMFGWWLSLIYILMAGVMFLTFIARDYGFFCCKMAKYFIWPFGKFVHQVHHVPLGSVAHSYKGLGPQRSRSLDDEDQALIPNGNNNTLSASYTGDTRKPSSPKSHSSYWKEPKTYIWLLLGIPILWPVHAIVWFLSWFLVVSIPVAKVNSKVLTRILFMAPTEIHVEDQSVLTLNPQKRYSEIVMYTHQAFNFYYYKLTVDGVNVILVNLLLFVVLSIVLGYADEDNVVTDSVTKCILGVLAIVPLTYYIGMGITSISAQSSFAVGAILNATFGSMVEVILFVIMLKKGLDTDQECYAELVRSSLAGAILVSILFIPGISMIMGGIKYRTQSFNPKSASISTALLFVSIAGVFSPTLFSSLYGHQTCEDCQETYGPATLQPVNQSSNSSGYYCKVCTSSVFGPNGDRTLYDNKVRPLVYCCAIILPLAYIVGLVFSMKTHSAEVYEEFETHLKEEIELGAGHSHGSAQWSRVKSVIILLLCATAIALCGDIISNNIQPLLEKSGISEYFIGVTMLALVAELPEVVNGIQFALQNNVNLAIEIGSSTAIQVCLVQVPILVLIDVIYPMGFHLIFAEVHFWAVIFSVIFINYIFQDGKSNYFQGFIVVVIYFLLMAMYAFTQPPDNAVCSSQHATGGNTTLPTTVAPRLQEL from the exons ATGCAAGGTGAAGGTCAAAACGGGCAGACGGCAGAGTCTGACCAGAAAAACAGAGACTACAGTGGCGGATCTTATGATTATAATCTCAAACCAGCAAAAGATGGAGATACAAAGAGAACAGGAGATGAGGAAATCTGTGTGGTGATTGAAGACGAAACAGAGTCTCGACAGATAACCAGTAGCTCAAAGCGATTGAATGGAGCTCCCAGCAGCACAGTCAGACCTCGTCCCAGTTTGGCTGCAGGTCCTCACAATCTATATGAAAGCTTTGAAAAGAGTGGTGTCGTCATACCAGAGAATGAAATTGAAGCTACCAGAATCTCCAACAATTATAAG tttgGCATGAAAATATGGAAAAGCCATGTGACTGCTCGGCCCATTGCAACAAGATCAGAAATCGTTCAAGATCTGTACTCGGATATCAACAAAGTTAAGCCATCTAGAA TTTTGACATGTAGACCCTTCAACATCCTGTATGTGGTGATGTTTGGCTGGTGGCTTTCCCTGATCTACATTTTAATGGCTGGAGTAATGTTTCTCACTTTCATTGCCAGAGATTATG GTTTCTTTTGCTGCAAGATGGCAAAGTATTTCATCTGGCCGTTTGGGAAATTTGTGCATCAG GTGCACCATGTTCCACTGGGTTCTGTGGCTCACAGCTACAAGGGGTTAGGACCACAGAGAAGCAGGAGTTTAGATGATGAAGACCAAGCCTTGATACCTAAtggaaacaacaacacactgtCGGCATCTTACACAGGAGATACCAGAAAACCAAGCTCACCGAAGAGTCATTCTTCTTACTGG AAGGAGCCCAAGACCTACATATGGTTACTGCTGGGAATTCCCATTTTGTGGCCAGTCCATGCCATAGTTTGGTTTCTTTCTTGGTTCCTTGTTGTCTCCATTCCAGTTGCAAAA GTGAATTCCAAGGTGTTGACAAGAATACTGTTCATGGCTCCCACAGAAATACACGTTGAAGACCAGAGCGTGTTGACGCTG AACCCCCAGAAGCGGTACAGTGAGATTGTGATGTACACGCACCAGGCATTCAACTTCTACTACTACAAGCTGACGGTGGATGGGGTCAACGTTATCCTTGTCA ATTTGCTGCTGTtcgttgtgttgtccattgttcTTGGCTATGCGGATGAAGACAACGTTGTCACAGATTCTGTAACG AAATGCATTCTGGGAGTGCTTGCAATTGTTCCGCTGACATATTACATTGGAATGGGAATCACCAG CATCTCTGCCCAGAGCAGCTTTGCAGTGGGTGCCATACTGAATGCCACATTCGGGTCGATGGTGGAAGTGATTCTCTTTGTCATCATGCTCAAAAAAGGCCTGGACACAGACCAAGAGTGCTATGCAGAGCTTGTCAGATCATCTCTTGCAG GTGCAATCCTCGTCAGCATACTCTTTATACCT GGAATCTCCATGATAATGGGAGGAATCAAGTACCGCACTCAATCCTTCAACCCCAAGTCAGCCAGCATTAGCACAGCTCTACTCTTTGTTTCCATTGCAG GAGTATTTTCTCCCACTCTTTTCTCCTCTCTGTACGGCCATCAGACGTGTGAGGATTGTCAAGAGACGTATGGTCCTGCAACTCTGCAACCAGTTAACCAGTCCAGCAACTCTTCTGGATACTACTGCAAAGTCTGCACATCATCTGtg TTTGGACCTAATGGAGACAGGACTCTTTATGACAACAAGGTGAGACCGTTGGTCTACTGCTGTGCCATCATTCTGCCGCTGGCTTACATTGTCGGGCTGGTCTTCAGCATGAAGACGCACTCTGCTGAAGTTTATGAGGAGTTTGAAACACATCTCAAAGAAGAGATCGAGCTTGGTGcag GTCACTCCCATGGTTCAGCCCAGTGGTCTCGTGTGAAGAGTGTGATCATCTTGCTGCTGTGTGCGACAGCCATTGCTTTGTGTGGTGACATCATCTCCAATAACATACAACCTCTTCTGGAAAAATCAGGGATATCAGAG TATTTCATAGGTGTGACAATGCTGGCGCTTGTGGCAGAACTTCCAGAGGTTGTGAATGGCATTCAGTTTGCTCTGCAGAACAACGTCAACTTGGC GATTGAGATAGGCAGCTCTACAGCTATACAGGTGTGCCTGGTGCAAGTGCCTATTCTGGTGCTGATCGACGTTATTTAT CCAATGGGCTTCCACCTGATATTTGCTGAAGTTCACTTCTGGGCTGTCATCTTTTCCGTCATTTTCATCAACTACATCTTTCAGGATGGAAAAAGCAACTACTTTCAAG GCTTCATTGTGGTAGTCATCTACTTTCTGCTGATGGCAATGTATGCCTTCACACAGCCGCCAGACAATGCTGTCTGCTCAAGCCAACATGCTACAGGTGGAAACACTACACTCCCAACCACAGTTGCACCAAGACTTCAAGAGTTATAG